The Desulfosporosinus acidiphilus SJ4 genome has a window encoding:
- a CDS encoding single-stranded DNA-binding protein, with product MLNKVVLIGRLTKDPELRYTPTGVAVTNFTLAIDRNFKNAQGERDTDFIPCVVYRQLAEFTANYLAKGKMAAVDGRIQVRSYSAQDGQKRWVTEVIGENVHLLSPKDSGGQDMAAQTGNRSFGHEVNLDDDIPF from the coding sequence ATGTTAAATAAAGTCGTTTTAATTGGCCGTTTAACTAAAGACCCCGAATTGCGTTATACCCCTACGGGGGTTGCCGTAACCAACTTTACATTGGCAATTGATCGCAATTTCAAAAATGCTCAGGGAGAACGGGATACGGACTTTATACCTTGCGTTGTTTATCGTCAACTCGCCGAGTTTACTGCTAATTATTTGGCAAAGGGAAAAATGGCTGCCGTGGATGGACGAATTCAAGTTCGTTCTTATTCAGCGCAAGATGGCCAAAAACGGTGGGTAACGGAGGTTATAGGAGAAAATGTTCATCTTCTAAGTCCAAAGGACAGCGGAGGACAAGACATGGCTGCTCAGACCGGAAATCGTTCCTTTGGGCATGAAGTTAATTTGGATGATGACATCCCATTCTAG
- the lonC gene encoding Lon family ATP-dependent protease encodes MKGILTKWLNHKNFGDRLLDEEEWEREVEALYSLISNYYGTDKLVLKATKLEALPLMRSENLIDRVAGLRKIVMDDPTVQDLPQAHEIPKLLDDIEDKIAELIARRSIEDRLERVVSEKIQERHEDYVKEIKIQVLQETAGPENAQTLKKLAILEKMNTVSLKRTAAEVLRPKTIEEIVGQGAAVQALLAKLATPYPQHILIYGPPGVGKTSAARVALETVKNHVNSPFAKEAPFIEVDGTTLRWDPRDVTNPLMGSVHDPIYQGSKRDLADTGVPEPKMGLVSDAHGGILFIDEIGEMDPLLLNKLLKVLEDKRVTFDSSYYDPSDPQVPQWIKKLFDEGAPADFVLIGATTRDPMELNPALRSRCSEVFFVPLEPQDVQHIICQAAEKLGVVLEDKVPEIISEYVIEGRKATSILTDAYGLARFRNTDQEVVRITCADVHEVLRSSRLTPYVFRKAQANLEIGRILGLGVAGFLGSVLEIEAITFKSQEDKGSVRFNETAGSMARDAVFNATAVIRELTGENLRNYDVHVNVIGGAKIDGPSAGLATTLAIYSALKKRPLRQDVAVTGEISIQGKVKPVGGIYEKIFGAKQADVRKVLIPLENMVDVPQSLRGIEVIGVGTIEEAMRHIF; translated from the coding sequence ATGAAAGGGATTTTGACAAAATGGCTGAATCATAAGAATTTTGGAGACCGGTTACTTGACGAGGAAGAATGGGAACGAGAAGTTGAGGCTCTTTATAGTTTAATTTCTAATTATTATGGGACAGATAAGTTGGTGCTTAAGGCTACTAAGTTAGAAGCTTTGCCCTTGATGCGTTCTGAGAACCTTATAGACAGAGTCGCAGGGCTGCGAAAAATTGTGATGGATGATCCCACTGTTCAGGATCTTCCTCAAGCCCATGAGATACCAAAACTATTAGATGATATCGAAGATAAGATTGCGGAGCTAATTGCTCGTCGTTCTATTGAAGATCGTTTAGAACGGGTTGTCTCTGAGAAGATTCAAGAACGGCATGAGGATTATGTCAAAGAAATCAAGATTCAGGTTCTTCAGGAAACAGCTGGACCAGAAAATGCACAGACTCTAAAAAAACTGGCGATTCTCGAAAAGATGAATACGGTTTCTCTCAAGCGTACAGCTGCAGAGGTACTTCGCCCAAAAACAATTGAGGAAATCGTTGGTCAGGGAGCTGCTGTTCAAGCTCTGCTGGCCAAGTTGGCGACGCCCTATCCCCAGCATATTTTAATTTATGGCCCCCCGGGGGTTGGTAAAACTTCTGCTGCTCGTGTCGCTTTAGAGACTGTCAAGAATCATGTTAATTCTCCCTTTGCCAAAGAAGCTCCTTTTATAGAAGTTGATGGAACGACCCTGCGCTGGGATCCCAGAGATGTAACAAATCCTCTCATGGGCTCTGTTCATGATCCTATCTATCAGGGTTCGAAGCGAGATTTAGCAGATACGGGAGTGCCGGAGCCCAAAATGGGTTTGGTGAGTGATGCTCACGGCGGCATTCTATTTATCGATGAAATTGGAGAAATGGACCCCTTGCTTTTAAATAAATTACTGAAGGTCCTGGAAGATAAGCGAGTAACGTTTGATTCGTCCTATTATGATCCTAGTGATCCACAAGTGCCTCAGTGGATTAAAAAGCTCTTTGATGAAGGAGCACCGGCAGATTTTGTCCTCATAGGAGCTACCACTCGTGACCCTATGGAATTAAACCCTGCCTTGAGGTCTCGATGTTCCGAAGTTTTCTTCGTTCCTCTGGAACCGCAAGATGTCCAACACATAATCTGCCAAGCCGCTGAAAAACTTGGCGTTGTTCTTGAGGACAAAGTTCCTGAGATCATTAGTGAATATGTTATCGAGGGCAGAAAAGCGACGAGCATTTTGACGGATGCCTACGGTTTAGCAAGGTTCCGCAATACTGACCAGGAAGTCGTGCGCATTACCTGCGCTGATGTTCATGAAGTCCTGCGATCATCCCGTCTTACTCCCTATGTTTTTCGGAAGGCTCAGGCAAATCTGGAAATCGGCCGTATTTTGGGGCTGGGAGTCGCCGGCTTTTTAGGCTCAGTTTTGGAAATAGAAGCGATAACCTTTAAAAGCCAGGAAGATAAAGGGAGTGTACGTTTTAACGAAACGGCCGGCAGTATGGCAAGAGATGCTGTCTTTAATGCCACGGCAGTGATTCGCGAATTAACTGGAGAGAATCTTCGCAATTATGATGTTCATGTCAATGTAATTGGCGGAGCTAAAATAGATGGACCGTCGGCGGGGCTAGCTACGACATTGGCAATATACAGTGCTTTGAAGAAACGTCCTCTGCGTCAGGATGTAGCAGTGACTGGGGAAATTTCAATTCAGGGCAAAGTTAAACCTGTTGGGGGCATCTATGAAAAAATATTTGGTGCCAAACAGGCTGACGTGCGTAAAGTCTTAATTCCTCTGGAAAATATGGTGGATGTCCCTCAAAGCTTGCGCGGGATTGAAGTCATAGGGGTGGGTACCATTGAAGAGGCTATGAGACACATCTTTTAA
- a CDS encoding MazG-like family protein, whose amino-acid sequence MYFEEIQLEEGAALENIEVDVVKGLRAIEELKVSLIQAQWLIQHGTLSGSETEMLQGLADLVGMSYLMARRLGFDFSRLDRVLLQRLEEIKTTDEMNLEKQWGDLSLLLSYLAPED is encoded by the coding sequence TTGTATTTTGAAGAAATCCAGTTGGAGGAGGGGGCGGCCCTGGAAAATATTGAAGTAGATGTTGTAAAGGGCTTGAGGGCTATCGAAGAACTCAAAGTCAGTTTGATTCAGGCCCAATGGCTAATTCAACACGGGACGCTAAGCGGATCTGAAACTGAGATGCTTCAGGGTTTGGCGGATTTAGTCGGAATGAGTTATCTAATGGCGAGAAGGTTAGGTTTTGATTTTTCCCGTCTCGACCGTGTACTTTTACAACGTCTTGAGGAAATTAAAACTACAGATGAAATGAATCTTGAAAAGCAGTGGGGAGATTTAAGTTTACTCTTAAGTTATCTTGCACCTGAGGACTAA
- the rpsR gene encoding 30S ribosomal protein S18, with the protein MKRERGRRPRKRVCSFCVDKVESMDYKETHKLRKYITERGKILPRRISGNCAMHQRQVTLAIKRARSIALLPYSVE; encoded by the coding sequence ATGAAACGTGAACGTGGACGCCGCCCTCGCAAACGGGTGTGCAGTTTCTGTGTTGATAAAGTAGAATCTATGGATTACAAAGAGACACACAAACTTCGTAAGTATATTACGGAACGCGGTAAAATTTTACCCCGTCGAATTTCTGGGAACTGCGCTATGCATCAGCGCCAAGTGACCTTGGCCATCAAACGTGCTCGTAGCATTGCCTTGTTACCGTATAGTGTAGAATAG
- the rpsF gene encoding 30S ribosomal protein S6: MKAYEILYIIRPDMDEEATNALVDRLSGLAASNGGQNVTVDKWGKRRLAYEINDYKEGQYVLMNFEAEGKTSQEIERVMKISDDVIRFLTVKKDD, encoded by the coding sequence ATGAAAGCGTACGAAATACTTTATATTATCCGGCCAGATATGGATGAGGAAGCTACGAATGCACTCGTTGACCGTTTAAGTGGACTTGCTGCCAGCAATGGCGGGCAAAACGTAACGGTTGATAAATGGGGCAAACGCCGCTTGGCCTATGAAATCAACGATTACAAAGAAGGCCAATATGTCCTCATGAATTTTGAAGCCGAAGGAAAAACATCTCAGGAAATTGAACGGGTTATGAAAATTTCCGACGATGTCATTCGCTTTTTAACCGTTAAAAAAGATGATTAA
- the ychF gene encoding redox-regulated ATPase YchF — translation MTLHAGIVGLPNVGKSTLFNAITQAGAEAANYPFCTIDPNVGMVEVPDLRLQKLADMVHPKKIVPATVEFVDIAGLVKGASKGEGLGNKFLSHIREVDAIVHVVRCFEDPNVVHVEGSIDPKRDIETIDLELILADMESIERRSERTNKLLKMGDKKAGAEAELLNRLKDTFNQGKGARALTFSDEEREILKGFSLLTLKPIVYVANVREDGLATAEDNPYVQQVRAIAAAEGAEVVVVCAQIEAEIAELEAEEKEVFLQDLGLEESGLDQLIRVSFHLLGLMTFFTSGPMEVKAWTIYQGTKAPQAAGVIHTDFERGFIRAEVVSYEDFVENDGLNGARDKGLVRLEGKDYIMRNGDIVHFRFNV, via the coding sequence ATGACATTACATGCAGGAATTGTCGGTTTGCCGAATGTAGGGAAATCGACGTTGTTTAATGCGATTACCCAAGCAGGTGCTGAGGCCGCCAACTACCCTTTTTGTACAATAGATCCAAATGTCGGTATGGTAGAAGTTCCGGATCTTCGTCTGCAAAAACTTGCGGATATGGTTCATCCTAAGAAAATTGTACCTGCCACCGTTGAATTTGTTGATATTGCCGGATTGGTTAAAGGAGCAAGCAAGGGAGAAGGGCTTGGGAACAAGTTTCTGTCTCATATTCGAGAAGTAGATGCGATTGTACATGTTGTTCGTTGTTTTGAAGACCCTAATGTAGTTCATGTTGAGGGGTCAATTGATCCAAAACGTGACATTGAGACGATTGATCTTGAATTGATCCTTGCGGATATGGAAAGTATTGAGAGACGTTCGGAACGCACGAATAAACTTCTAAAAATGGGAGACAAGAAAGCCGGAGCAGAAGCTGAGCTTCTCAATCGTCTAAAAGATACGTTTAATCAGGGAAAAGGCGCACGTGCATTAACTTTTTCAGACGAAGAACGTGAAATCCTTAAAGGATTTTCACTTTTGACCTTAAAACCTATAGTCTATGTTGCCAATGTACGTGAAGACGGCTTAGCCACAGCGGAAGATAATCCTTACGTTCAGCAGGTTCGAGCAATTGCGGCCGCAGAAGGGGCAGAAGTTGTTGTAGTCTGTGCTCAGATAGAGGCAGAAATAGCAGAACTTGAAGCAGAAGAAAAGGAAGTTTTCTTACAAGATTTAGGATTAGAGGAATCTGGCTTAGACCAACTGATCCGGGTATCATTCCATCTCCTTGGACTTATGACGTTTTTTACTTCCGGACCAATGGAAGTAAAAGCGTGGACAATTTATCAGGGAACGAAGGCACCTCAAGCTGCGGGGGTGATTCATACGGATTTTGAACGGGGGTTTATACGAGCTGAAGTGGTTTCTTACGAGGATTTTGTAGAAAATGACGGCTTGAATGGTGCTCGAGATAAAGGGTTAGTACGTTTGGAAGGAAAAGATTATATAATGCGTAACGGCGATATCGTTCATTTCCGGTTTAATGTTTAA
- a CDS encoding DUF2232 domain-containing protein, whose translation MFLRDEVAVSYVAGAILLTFPWLGIVWGTWGFFWSVFVLIAVFLIGFRKGLLIASVLSVIGYVVPLIVFGSTPLSQMSFVPLAGLLGVYGWKRWPVQVTFFWSSVIAAILGVIPTLLFAGQGIDAKSVTEIINSMVQQYKASGLLSAMQQQGISEVQLRQLMQEGIQFYVMILPTFAVLQALLEYAFVFYFFRRWLNPQGRIPFARWKLPWYAVWGAVLGIAFYLLGDQYSWAALRGLGINLMVIYGAVTLILGISVYSYLLRSPKIPRFLKWILILASVIYFYFSVLTIILFGLFDLVFNFRRLPEES comes from the coding sequence ATGTTTTTACGAGATGAAGTGGCTGTTAGCTATGTCGCCGGGGCCATTCTCTTAACGTTTCCCTGGTTGGGAATAGTATGGGGGACTTGGGGATTTTTTTGGTCGGTATTTGTGTTAATTGCGGTGTTCTTAATCGGGTTTCGTAAAGGGCTGCTAATTGCCTCAGTGCTTTCGGTAATTGGTTATGTGGTGCCATTAATTGTGTTTGGATCAACCCCATTGAGTCAAATGAGTTTTGTACCTTTAGCAGGCCTTCTTGGAGTTTATGGGTGGAAAAGGTGGCCGGTTCAGGTAACCTTTTTTTGGAGTTCAGTAATTGCTGCAATTTTAGGCGTGATACCCACGCTATTATTTGCAGGACAGGGAATAGATGCTAAATCTGTTACGGAAATTATTAATTCAATGGTTCAACAGTATAAAGCATCTGGCTTGTTAAGCGCAATGCAGCAACAAGGAATTAGTGAAGTGCAGCTGCGGCAGTTAATGCAAGAGGGAATTCAGTTTTATGTTATGATCCTCCCGACCTTTGCTGTACTGCAGGCCTTACTTGAGTATGCTTTTGTTTTCTACTTTTTTAGGCGATGGCTGAACCCGCAAGGAAGAATACCCTTTGCCCGTTGGAAGTTGCCTTGGTACGCTGTCTGGGGGGCTGTTTTGGGTATAGCTTTTTATCTTTTGGGGGATCAGTATTCTTGGGCTGCTCTTCGAGGACTGGGAATCAACTTAATGGTCATCTACGGGGCCGTGACACTGATTCTTGGAATTTCCGTTTACTCATATTTGCTTCGATCGCCTAAAATACCTCGATTTCTCAAATGGATCTTGATCTTAGCGAGCGTTATTTATTTTTATTTTAGTGTTTTAACAATTATATTGTTTGGACTTTTTGATCTGGTTTTTAATTTTCGTCGTTTACCCGAGGAATCATAA
- the dnaB gene encoding replicative DNA helicase — protein MELIKVPPQNLEAEQAVLGAMMLEPESGSSVFELLQADDFYRDNHRLIFAAIRELFEKGAPIDLVSVAEILRQQGRLDQVGGIATISEIARSVPSAANVEYYSRIVSEKALLRQLIQVTGSIFERGYEPGEEAKTLLEEAERLILDLSRRRVKDGFSIIRDVLLDTFEKIEYLYANKGNLTGIPTFFTELDRMTSGWQPSDLVIIAARPSMGKTALVLNMAQNAAVRGKVPVAIFSLEMSKEQLVQRMLCGEAMVDQQRVRTGDLLDADWPKLTRAVGPLSEAPIFIDDTVGISLAELRSKARRLKTEHDLGMIIIDYLQLLSVGKRSESRQQEVAQISRSLKGLARELKVPVIALSQLNRGVEQRQDKRPIMSDLLESGAIEADADVISFIYRDEYYNQESEKKGIAELIIAKHRNGPVGTVELGFLKEFTKFVNLDRQHQVQ, from the coding sequence ATGGAACTAATAAAAGTTCCACCGCAGAACTTAGAAGCTGAGCAGGCAGTCTTAGGGGCTATGATGCTTGAACCTGAATCCGGCAGTTCTGTTTTTGAATTACTTCAAGCCGATGATTTTTATCGGGATAATCATCGTTTGATTTTTGCAGCCATTCGTGAGCTCTTTGAAAAAGGAGCCCCTATCGACCTTGTAAGCGTTGCGGAAATCCTGCGCCAGCAGGGGCGATTAGATCAGGTTGGCGGTATTGCTACAATTTCTGAGATTGCCCGTTCGGTGCCGTCGGCAGCCAACGTAGAGTATTATTCCAGGATAGTTAGTGAAAAAGCGCTTTTGCGCCAGCTTATACAAGTGACCGGCAGCATTTTTGAACGGGGTTATGAACCCGGCGAAGAAGCGAAAACGCTTCTTGAAGAAGCGGAAAGGTTAATACTTGATCTCTCACGCAGACGAGTTAAAGATGGTTTTAGCATAATCAGGGATGTTCTTTTAGATACCTTCGAGAAAATCGAATATCTTTATGCTAATAAAGGAAATCTAACCGGGATTCCAACCTTTTTTACAGAGTTGGATCGAATGACTTCTGGATGGCAGCCCTCAGATCTGGTGATTATTGCTGCCCGTCCATCCATGGGTAAAACAGCATTGGTTTTAAACATGGCTCAAAACGCTGCAGTTCGGGGTAAAGTTCCCGTGGCGATTTTTAGTCTGGAAATGTCTAAAGAACAGTTAGTACAAAGAATGCTCTGTGGTGAGGCGATGGTTGATCAGCAGCGCGTCAGGACGGGCGATTTATTGGATGCAGATTGGCCAAAGCTGACCCGAGCGGTGGGACCTTTGTCTGAAGCCCCCATTTTTATTGACGATACCGTAGGAATTTCCTTAGCAGAGCTGCGTTCAAAGGCTCGGCGCCTAAAAACGGAGCATGATCTAGGCATGATTATTATTGACTATTTACAGTTGCTGTCTGTAGGAAAACGATCAGAAAGCCGACAACAAGAAGTTGCACAGATCTCGAGATCGCTTAAAGGGCTTGCACGGGAACTCAAAGTTCCGGTAATTGCCTTATCTCAGCTTAACCGGGGTGTGGAACAACGACAAGATAAACGCCCGATTATGTCCGACTTATTAGAGTCCGGAGCCATTGAGGCTGATGCCGATGTTATATCTTTCATTTATAGGGACGAATATTATAATCAGGAATCAGAAAAAAAGGGTATTGCAGAGTTAATCATAGCTAAGCATCGTAATGGTCCTGTGGGGACCGTAGAATTGGGTTTCTTGAAAGAATTTACTAAATTCGTAAATCTTGATCGTCAACACCAAGTGCAATAA
- a CDS encoding mechanosensitive ion channel family protein, with protein sequence MNVSWFPKNITSMNWRELEFLILNNLLYIVELLILARVTYSLLIYFLRRMLVQRKGKILLEERKANTLFSLLRSMSFYLLTFLVALQILKHLFNIGSGSIVASAGVLGVALGFGSQSLVKDMISGFFILFENQFSVGDYVKIGEFIGTVEETGVRTTHLRAWGGELHIIPNGSITAVTNYSRGKMLANVEIQIPYEEDLERAMDVIRAVCEEVTVEFGEKIVEAPTVQGITQFGERNVVLRVIAFTKPDEQWGLERELRRRIHSAFLKEGIQTPRFQSVIITDPTRYTANEPDTSSSTKV encoded by the coding sequence ATGAATGTCTCATGGTTCCCCAAAAACATAACATCCATGAATTGGCGAGAGTTAGAATTCCTTATCCTGAATAACTTGCTTTATATCGTTGAGCTTTTGATTCTTGCCCGTGTTACCTATAGTTTGCTCATTTACTTTCTCAGGCGTATGCTTGTGCAGAGAAAAGGAAAGATTCTTTTAGAAGAGCGTAAAGCAAATACCTTATTTTCTTTATTGCGAAGTATGTCCTTCTATCTTTTAACTTTTTTGGTTGCATTGCAAATTTTAAAGCATCTCTTTAACATTGGTTCGGGAAGCATAGTGGCTTCGGCAGGCGTTTTAGGTGTTGCCTTAGGCTTTGGGTCACAAAGTCTTGTTAAAGACATGATCAGCGGTTTTTTTATTCTATTTGAAAATCAATTTTCTGTAGGTGATTATGTTAAAATAGGTGAGTTTATTGGTACTGTTGAGGAGACTGGAGTTCGGACAACTCATCTAAGGGCTTGGGGCGGAGAATTGCATATTATTCCCAATGGAAGTATAACTGCAGTTACTAACTACAGCAGAGGAAAAATGTTAGCCAATGTGGAAATTCAGATACCCTATGAAGAAGATCTGGAACGGGCTATGGATGTGATACGAGCAGTTTGTGAGGAAGTTACTGTTGAATTTGGCGAAAAAATTGTGGAGGCTCCTACAGTTCAGGGGATAACTCAATTTGGAGAGCGAAATGTAGTATTGAGAGTGATTGCCTTCACGAAGCCTGACGAGCAGTGGGGGTTAGAGAGAGAACTGCGGCGCAGAATTCACAGCGCATTTTTAAAAGAAGGAATTCAAACGCCTCGTTTTCAAAGCGTTATTATTACTGATCCTACCAGGTACACGGCAAACGAACCAGACACTTCATCATCAACAAAGGTCTAA
- the rplI gene encoding 50S ribosomal protein L9 → MKVILQADVKGTGKKGQVYEVADGYARNFLFPKKLAVEATTGNIQDISHKKAAEERRKEKEKEDAVVLGNQLNALQVEVQTKTGEGGRLFGSVTSKEIAEVLKKQHGIEVDKRKLELKDPIKALGSYEVSVKIHPEVTAKLRVHVSAT, encoded by the coding sequence ATGAAGGTCATTCTTCAAGCAGATGTAAAAGGAACAGGTAAAAAGGGACAGGTTTATGAAGTGGCGGATGGATACGCGCGAAACTTCCTGTTTCCTAAAAAGTTAGCCGTTGAAGCAACTACAGGAAATATTCAGGATATTTCTCATAAGAAAGCTGCAGAAGAACGCCGCAAGGAGAAAGAAAAAGAGGATGCTGTTGTTTTAGGAAACCAACTTAATGCTCTTCAGGTTGAAGTTCAGACTAAAACCGGTGAAGGCGGACGATTATTTGGCTCCGTGACCAGCAAAGAGATTGCCGAAGTGTTGAAAAAACAACACGGTATAGAAGTTGACAAGCGAAAACTTGAATTAAAAGACCCCATAAAAGCTTTGGGGAGTTATGAAGTTTCGGTTAAGATTCATCCTGAGGTGACAGCTAAGCTTCGAGTCCATGTTTCGGCAACCTAA
- a CDS encoding NAD(P)/FAD-dependent oxidoreductase: MKHEVDILIIGAGPAGIFTALELSKHNKNLKILIVDSGRTIEKRKCPARTTGVCAGCNPCSITRGWSGAGAFSDGKLSLSPAVGGRLTEYMREDQAQSLIDYADSIYRQFGAQERVYGLDTRRVEEIQYDASRHNIQLIHCPVRHLGTELAYEVLKGMYHHLMTETNTEFWELAEVKDILADPSGVQGAVIQRRDKSELDEVSARYVVAAPGRGGANWLTAQTVRLGVVTENNEIDIGVRVEVPNSVMDHLTKELYEAKLVYYSDTFDLKTRSFCVNPGGVVSEEHYDGGIAVVNGHSYADAAKKTKNTNFALLVSTHFTEPFNQPIEYGRYIARLANMLTGGGVMVQRLGDLIQGRRTTDSRLRKSTTIPTLLSAVPGDLSYVLPARYLTSLTETLRAFDKIAPGMYSKNTLLYGVEVKFYSSKVKVKNNFETAIPNLYTIGDGAGITRGLMQASATGIVVGRDIVSKES, encoded by the coding sequence TTGAAACATGAAGTTGATATCTTAATTATCGGAGCAGGGCCAGCCGGTATATTTACAGCGTTAGAGCTGTCTAAGCACAATAAAAACCTGAAAATTCTGATTGTAGACAGCGGGCGTACCATAGAAAAAAGAAAGTGTCCTGCTAGAACTACCGGAGTTTGTGCTGGGTGCAATCCTTGTTCCATCACCAGGGGCTGGTCTGGGGCAGGAGCTTTCAGTGACGGAAAATTATCCTTAAGTCCCGCCGTGGGCGGTCGTCTGACGGAATACATGAGGGAAGATCAAGCACAATCACTGATTGACTATGCGGACTCTATATACCGTCAATTTGGAGCTCAGGAAAGGGTCTATGGTCTGGATACTCGCCGGGTCGAGGAAATCCAATATGATGCATCCCGGCATAATATTCAATTAATTCATTGCCCCGTACGGCATTTAGGAACTGAGTTGGCCTATGAGGTTTTGAAAGGCATGTATCATCATTTAATGACCGAGACAAATACTGAATTCTGGGAACTTGCTGAAGTCAAAGATATTCTGGCAGATCCCTCAGGTGTCCAAGGGGCGGTCATTCAACGCCGTGATAAATCTGAGCTTGATGAAGTATCAGCACGCTATGTTGTTGCTGCACCCGGACGAGGGGGGGCTAACTGGCTTACTGCTCAAACTGTCCGTTTAGGAGTAGTCACTGAAAATAACGAGATCGATATCGGAGTTCGCGTAGAAGTTCCGAACTCGGTTATGGATCATTTGACAAAAGAGTTATATGAAGCAAAGCTCGTTTATTATTCAGATACGTTTGACCTTAAAACCAGGAGTTTCTGTGTCAATCCCGGAGGAGTTGTTTCTGAAGAACATTATGACGGCGGAATCGCAGTTGTGAATGGTCATAGTTATGCCGACGCTGCTAAAAAGACGAAAAACACGAATTTTGCTTTGTTGGTTTCCACTCATTTTACGGAACCCTTTAATCAACCCATTGAGTACGGACGATACATCGCTAGATTAGCTAATATGCTGACCGGCGGAGGAGTTATGGTTCAACGGTTAGGCGATCTTATTCAAGGGAGAAGAACAACAGACAGTCGTCTTCGCAAGTCGACAACGATCCCGACACTTTTATCAGCGGTGCCAGGGGATCTCAGTTATGTTCTGCCTGCAAGGTATTTGACGTCTTTAACTGAAACTCTCAGGGCATTCGATAAGATTGCTCCGGGGATGTATTCGAAAAATACGTTGCTTTATGGAGTTGAGGTAAAATTCTATTCTTCAAAGGTTAAAGTTAAGAACAATTTTGAAACAGCTATTCCTAATCTTTATACTATTGGAGACGGGGCTGGGATTACACGCGGATTGATGCAGGCCTCTGCAACAGGGATTGTCGTGGGGAGAGACATTGTATCTAAAGAATCATAA
- a CDS encoding DUF951 domain-containing protein yields the protein MVQLNVGDIVRLRKPHPCGSSEWKIMRTGMDFRIQCIGCQHQAWIPRIKLERNIKEILQRAEED from the coding sequence ATGGTTCAATTAAATGTGGGGGATATAGTTCGCTTAAGAAAGCCTCATCCTTGCGGAAGCTCAGAGTGGAAAATTATGAGAACCGGTATGGATTTTCGAATTCAGTGCATAGGCTGCCAACATCAAGCCTGGATTCCGCGGATTAAGCTTGAACGTAATATTAAAGAGATTCTTCAAAGAGCTGAGGAAGACTAA